The Dysgonomonadaceae bacterium PH5-43 genome has a segment encoding these proteins:
- a CDS encoding hypothetical protein (product_source=Hypo-rule applied), with product MKHLLHHSALEKIIFLSFSLILFYTCGSIPKEVKGYLNGLDDKQEITFNAKKGDKVIAQLITPKTGNIRINQITSPTGKSDGPFSQELEYDIDESGTWKITIAGSLMEGDSYFGDFTVRLKVNN from the coding sequence ATGAAACATTTATTGCATCATTCTGCTTTAGAGAAAATAATTTTTCTTTCTTTTAGTTTAATTCTTTTTTATACTTGCGGAAGCATTCCTAAAGAAGTTAAGGGTTATCTTAATGGATTAGACGACAAACAAGAGATAACTTTTAATGCCAAGAAAGGAGATAAAGTTATCGCCCAACTAATTACTCCCAAAACTGGGAACATAAGGATAAATCAAATAACAAGTCCAACAGGTAAATCTGATGGTCCTTTTAGTCAAGAGCTCGAATATGACATAGACGAAAGTGGCACTTGGAAAATAACTATTGCTGGATCGCTAATGGAGGGAGATTCGTATTTCGGAGATTTTACAGTAAGATTAAAAGTAAACAATTAA